In a single window of the Deinococcota bacterium genome:
- a CDS encoding SCO family protein has protein sequence MKQRLIPLAALGLFALLTMGFSLYQIGRSSASAHAFAGTEVRDPPDLSGLSLVGDDGTARGLESWAGETLLVFFGFTHCPDVCPLTMAYLAGLYQDLGEPGDLQVVMITVDPARDSPEVMRDYVSGFHPDFAGLTGSAEAITQAASRFYIGHQRGADGMVIHTDVVLLVDRQGRMRYVYNQDNLSYLEEDLAYVLATSGW, from the coding sequence ATGAAACAGCGCCTGATCCCCCTCGCCGCGCTCGGCCTCTTTGCCCTCTTGACGATGGGCTTCAGCCTCTACCAGATCGGCCGCTCCTCGGCCTCCGCCCACGCCTTCGCGGGCACCGAGGTGCGCGATCCGCCCGACCTGAGCGGCCTCAGCCTGGTCGGCGACGACGGTACGGCGAGGGGGCTCGAGAGCTGGGCGGGCGAGACCCTCTTGGTCTTTTTCGGCTTCACCCACTGCCCCGACGTCTGCCCGCTGACGATGGCCTATCTGGCGGGCCTCTACCAGGACCTGGGCGAGCCGGGCGACCTGCAGGTGGTGATGATCACGGTGGACCCGGCGCGCGACAGCCCGGAGGTCATGAGGGACTACGTGAGCGGCTTCCATCCCGATTTCGCGGGCCTGACCGGCAGCGCCGAGGCGATCACCCAGGCGGCCTCGCGCTTTTACATCGGCCACCAACGCGGCGCGGACGGCATGGTCATCCACACCGACGTGGTCTTGCTGGTGGACCGTCAGGGGCGGATGCGCTACGTCTACAACCAGGATAACCTCAGCTATCTAGAAGAGGACCTTGCTTACGTTCTGGCAACGTCTGGCTGGTAA
- a CDS encoding (Fe-S)-binding protein, with protein MLSTPEKILFVLLAAISLYFSYLGFKRVRDVIVRGEKGFYPRYNLLTRRVADALRRTITQVTVFRDRPVASFFHSFIFYGFIFYAVVNVVDFLEGFVPPTITHSLNFGVAGSFYRLGGDLFSALVIIGVVFFLWRRFVTRPKRLAFGNERTLLHEGVTAGRVTGDSLIVGFFILGHVGFRMLAMAALIAYEGVLDPWQPVASALSLLIPNAPGALAVWHIGWWGALGLILLFLPYFPRSKHIHLFMAPVNFALERRDEAGRKVPLGALEPIDFEDEAAEQFGVARLEHYREPQLLDAYACIMCNRCTNVCPAHATGKALSPSAIEINKRLEINEIAPAFAGGEPSPRGVMDFVLNEESLWACTTCGACIEICPVGCEQMIDIVDIRRDRVMMEGEFPAELNTAFRGMERAGNPWGLSQDKRGDWTEGLQVPTTQDNPDFEVLYWVGCAGAYDPKAQGIARAMVEILERAGVNYAILGKREKCTGDPARRAGNEYLYHGLASENVEVLNDALIDERLDASKPKRVVATCPHCFNALKNDYPQLGGDYKVVHHTQLLDELMSQGKLPPMDLSGDVTYHDPCYLGRHNGEYEAPREVLKGSGLNLTELPRNKNNSFCCGAGGAQFWKEEEPGRERVSENRMREIVETGAPVVAAACPFCKVMLSSSDSAGAEGAPQVLDIVEIIAGRMSAIEKKLGAAPAD; from the coding sequence GTGCTCAGCACACCCGAGAAAATTCTTTTCGTCCTGTTGGCGGCCATATCGCTCTACTTCAGCTACCTCGGCTTCAAGCGCGTCAGAGACGTGATCGTCAGGGGCGAGAAGGGCTTCTATCCGCGCTACAACCTGCTGACCAGGCGCGTCGCCGACGCGCTCAGGCGCACCATCACGCAGGTGACGGTCTTTCGCGACCGGCCCGTGGCGAGCTTTTTTCATTCCTTCATCTTCTACGGCTTCATCTTCTACGCCGTCGTCAACGTCGTCGACTTTTTGGAGGGCTTCGTCCCGCCGACCATCACCCACAGCCTGAACTTCGGCGTTGCCGGCAGCTTCTACCGCTTGGGTGGCGACCTCTTCAGCGCGCTGGTGATCATCGGGGTGGTCTTCTTTCTGTGGCGGCGCTTCGTCACCCGGCCCAAAAGGCTCGCCTTCGGCAACGAGCGCACCCTCCTGCACGAGGGGGTCACGGCTGGCCGGGTGACGGGCGACAGCCTCATCGTCGGCTTCTTTATCCTCGGTCACGTCGGCTTTAGGATGCTGGCGATGGCCGCGCTGATCGCTTACGAAGGCGTCTTGGACCCCTGGCAGCCCGTGGCGAGCGCCCTGTCGCTGCTGATTCCCAACGCTCCCGGCGCCCTCGCCGTCTGGCACATAGGCTGGTGGGGTGCCCTGGGGCTGATCCTGCTCTTCCTGCCCTACTTTCCCCGTTCAAAGCACATCCACCTCTTCATGGCGCCCGTCAACTTCGCCCTCGAGCGCCGCGACGAGGCGGGCCGCAAGGTGCCCTTAGGCGCCCTCGAGCCCATCGACTTCGAGGACGAGGCGGCCGAGCAGTTTGGTGTCGCCAGGCTCGAGCACTACCGCGAGCCGCAGCTCTTAGACGCCTACGCCTGCATCATGTGCAACCGCTGCACCAACGTCTGCCCGGCGCACGCCACCGGCAAGGCGCTCTCGCCCTCGGCCATCGAGATCAACAAGCGCCTGGAGATCAACGAGATCGCGCCCGCCTTTGCCGGCGGCGAGCCGAGCCCCAGGGGCGTGATGGACTTCGTCCTCAACGAGGAGTCGCTCTGGGCCTGCACCACCTGCGGCGCCTGCATCGAGATCTGTCCGGTCGGCTGCGAGCAGATGATCGACATCGTCGACATCCGCCGCGACCGCGTGATGATGGAGGGCGAGTTCCCGGCCGAGCTCAACACCGCCTTTCGCGGCATGGAGCGCGCCGGTAACCCCTGGGGCCTGTCGCAGGACAAGAGAGGCGACTGGACCGAAGGCCTACAGGTGCCCACGACCCAAGACAACCCCGACTTCGAGGTCCTCTACTGGGTGGGCTGCGCCGGGGCCTACGACCCCAAGGCGCAGGGCATCGCTCGCGCGATGGTGGAGATCTTAGAACGCGCCGGGGTCAACTACGCCATCTTGGGCAAGCGCGAGAAATGCACGGGCGACCCGGCCCGGCGCGCCGGCAACGAGTACCTCTACCACGGGCTCGCGTCTGAGAACGTCGAGGTCCTGAACGACGCCCTGATCGACGAAAGGCTCGACGCGAGCAAACCCAAACGGGTGGTGGCGACCTGCCCCCACTGCTTCAACGCCCTCAAGAACGACTACCCGCAACTAGGCGGTGATTATAAAGTCGTCCACCACACCCAGCTCCTGGACGAGCTGATGAGCCAGGGCAAGCTGCCGCCGATGGACCTCTCCGGTGACGTCACCTACCACGACCCCTGTTATCTGGGCCGCCACAACGGCGAGTACGAGGCGCCGCGCGAGGTCCTCAAGGGCTCGGGCCTGAACCTCACCGAGCTGCCCCGCAACAAGAACAACTCCTTTTGCTGCGGCGCGGGTGGCGCGCAGTTCTGGAAGGAGGAGGAACCGGGGAGAGAGCGCGTCTCCGAAAACCGCATGCGGGAGATTGTCGAGACGGGCGCGCCGGTGGTTGCCGCGGCCTGCCCCTTTTGCAAGGTGATGCTGTCGAGCTCGGACAGCGCCGGGGCGGAGGGCGCGCCGCAGGTCCTGGACATCGTCGAGATCATCGCGGGCAGGATGAGCGCTATCGAAAAGAAGCTCGGCGCGGCGCCGGCCGATTAG
- a CDS encoding MBOAT family protein, translated as MLFNSHVFVFLFLPVVLLTFYLLRFRLGRPWAAGWLVLASLLFYGWWNPAYLPLLLLSVLVNYGIGWRIMHRQAGRRAWLVLGVVFNLSLLGYFKYADFFLETANLALGRSGGLIAIALPLAISFFTFQQLAFLVDAYRGKLIWRGFLNYALFMVFFPQLIAGPIVHYAQVSGQFARLPRTVPWQGLAQGLTLFVIGLFKKVILADGVAPWANEVFAAAETGAALSPMDAWGGTLAYSLQLYFDFSGYSDMALGLGHMFGVRLPINFDLPYRSTSVGEFWRRWHITLGAFLRDYLYIPLGGNRFGPLRTALNLMVTMLLGGLWHGAGWTFVLWGGLHGLYLAANYGWTRTPAAVLLRGARPLGWLLTFVAVMLAWVLFRAESLGGALHLYASMFGLGAAAGSSIIGLRSLALLIAVLGLSLTLPASVRWVRRELPRPRWRPSLGLGLAVSALFVVAVQNMQRLNEFIYFNF; from the coding sequence GTGCTCTTTAATTCTCACGTCTTCGTCTTCCTCTTTTTGCCGGTTGTCCTGCTCACCTTCTATCTCTTGCGCTTCCGGTTGGGCAGGCCTTGGGCCGCGGGCTGGCTCGTCTTGGCTTCCCTCTTGTTCTACGGCTGGTGGAATCCCGCCTACCTGCCGCTGCTCCTGCTCTCCGTGCTGGTCAACTACGGGATCGGCTGGCGCATCATGCACCGGCAAGCGGGGCGGCGCGCCTGGCTCGTCCTTGGCGTCGTCTTCAACCTGAGCCTGCTCGGCTACTTCAAATACGCGGACTTTTTTCTCGAGACCGCCAACCTCGCCTTGGGCAGGTCGGGCGGGCTGATCGCTATCGCGCTGCCCCTGGCCATCTCCTTTTTCACCTTTCAGCAGCTCGCCTTTCTCGTCGACGCCTACCGTGGCAAACTCATCTGGCGCGGCTTTTTGAACTACGCGCTGTTCATGGTCTTCTTTCCGCAGCTTATCGCCGGCCCCATCGTCCACTACGCGCAGGTCTCGGGGCAGTTCGCGCGCCTGCCGAGAACCGTTCCCTGGCAGGGACTGGCTCAGGGCTTGACACTCTTCGTCATCGGCCTCTTCAAGAAGGTGATCCTCGCCGACGGGGTCGCACCCTGGGCCAACGAGGTCTTCGCGGCCGCCGAGACCGGTGCGGCCTTGAGTCCCATGGACGCCTGGGGCGGCACCTTGGCCTACAGCCTGCAACTCTACTTCGACTTTTCGGGCTACTCCGATATGGCGCTCGGCCTCGGCCACATGTTCGGCGTGCGCCTGCCCATCAACTTCGACCTGCCCTACCGCTCGACCAGCGTAGGCGAGTTCTGGCGGCGCTGGCACATCACGCTGGGCGCCTTTTTGCGCGACTATCTCTATATCCCCCTGGGCGGCAACCGCTTTGGGCCCCTCCGCACCGCTCTGAACCTGATGGTCACCATGCTCTTAGGCGGCCTCTGGCACGGCGCGGGCTGGACCTTCGTCCTCTGGGGCGGGCTGCACGGGCTCTATCTGGCGGCGAACTACGGCTGGACGCGGACCCCTGCCGCCGTCCTGCTGAGGGGGGCGCGCCCGCTGGGCTGGCTGCTCACCTTCGTCGCCGTGATGCTGGCCTGGGTGCTCTTCCGCGCCGAGAGCCTGGGCGGGGCGCTGCACCTCTACGCGAGCATGTTCGGCCTGGGCGCGGCGGCGGGCTCGAGCATCATCGGCCTGCGCAGCCTGGCGCTGCTCATAGCCGTCCTCGGTCTCAGCCTGACGTTGCCCGCCTCGGTGCGCTGGGTGCGGCGCGAGCTGCCGCGCCCGCGCTGGCGGCCCAGCCTGGGCCTCGGTTTAGCCGTCTCCGCGCTCTTCGTGGT